One Pseudodesulfovibrio cashew DNA window includes the following coding sequences:
- a CDS encoding substrate-binding periplasmic protein, translating into MIFFQAFPAAAEGDSLLLASVNNIPPYVYVEDGELTGISVDIINELAHRGGFSVEIETFPWARVMLLLEKGQIDGAFSAYETEKRKAFCLYTGRVHYDELRIATRKGGMFVCAGVKSLYGKVVGKGRNVYVSEEFNEAVSKGKIILEETDDMKMTNIKKLIAGRLDAVIGSPAAMMHYAKKLGVDKKIVIAPGALKEKIPAYLVLSKHSPLQHKSEWQAKLTRIINGMWEDGTVQTINARYGVTDE; encoded by the coding sequence GCGTGAACAACATCCCCCCCTACGTCTATGTCGAAGATGGGGAATTGACCGGCATTTCCGTTGATATCATTAATGAATTGGCGCATAGAGGCGGTTTTTCGGTCGAGATAGAAACATTTCCCTGGGCTCGGGTCATGCTGTTATTGGAAAAAGGGCAGATTGACGGCGCCTTTTCCGCCTACGAGACCGAGAAAAGGAAGGCCTTCTGCCTGTATACGGGTAGAGTCCATTATGACGAGTTGCGAATTGCCACGCGCAAGGGCGGGATGTTCGTTTGTGCCGGGGTGAAGAGTCTCTACGGCAAGGTTGTGGGGAAAGGGCGCAATGTGTACGTCAGCGAGGAGTTCAATGAGGCGGTCAGCAAGGGCAAGATAATTCTGGAAGAGACTGACGACATGAAGATGACCAACATCAAGAAGCTGATTGCCGGGCGGCTTGATGCCGTCATCGGCAGCCCCGCCGCAATGATGCATTACGCCAAGAAGCTGGGCGTCGATAAGAAAATTGTCATCGCTCCGGGGGCTCTGAAGGAAAAGATTCCCGCCTATCTCGTTCTCTCCAAGCACTCGCCGTTGCAACACAAGAGTGAATGGCAGGCCAAGCTGACGCGCATCATCAACGGCATGTGGGAGGACGGAACAGTACAGACCATCAACGCACGCTACGGTGTTACGGACGAGTAG